The DNA segment CAACAACACATTCTGGCTCTTCAATAATCTCCGCCATCATAGCAAGACCCTCACCAGGAACatatttatcccaactaaacCCTTCCGGAATCTTCTCATCATCCTGATTGACCAAAAGAGCCTTTTCTGGTTTGTTTTCAATTTGAGGTCTTGGATTGAATGGTTGTTGACTATTTTTGTGATAGATTGCTTGTGGGTAGTAGTCATTTGCGAATGGATTCTGATGATTGTTTACTTCCCTGTTTGGACACTCGCGtttgaaatgccctttttcttTGCATTTGAAGCAAGTAACCTTTGCTTTGTCAAATCCAAGCTTACAATCAGGTCTTGCGAGACTGTTTCGTCCGGTTATTTCCATGAACCTTTATGCCTTCCTCACAAGACTCGCCATACCCCATTTGATGTCTATGAGTTCTAGCTCCTCTGGGtcaatctgatcgtagtcttctttcgtCATGTCAGGATTACCAATTCTCCCTGCAACAAGACTTTCATAGGACTCAAGTACTGAAGCAAGTAGTGCTATATGCTGTTTTGCTACTGATTCTGTAAAATCTTAACCATTCTTGATGTTCACAGCTATATTGCACTGAATCCCTTGATCGTAACTTTGATTGTTTGACTCTGAAGAGCTTTGAGTATAAGCTTGTTCTTGTGAACTCTGAACCTTAGGATTTGGTTCGTAGCTTATAAACGGTGAATAGTTGTTGCTTGGTGTGCTTGAGAAACTCCAGATGTAGAATCAGCACTAAATGTTGTCTGAATTTTTGGACTTGGGGTAGTTATTGCAGATGAGCTTCCTTTGTAGTACAACTGAACATCTTGTTGTACATTAGCAGATGTCATTTTTCTATTCTTTTTAAGTTCAAGCTCATtcgcttcaattttctcaatgaacGTGCTTAGATTGAAACCAACATATTCCAAGttatttttcaaaaccaacaAATATGTGCCCCACTCATCATGCGGTAAAGCATCTGCCAACTTGTCAACCCACTCTTCATCTGTTTTGGTAATGTTCAAACGCTTCATTTCTACAACCAAATGACAATACCTCTCGATCAACTCTTTTGTTAACTCACCCCTGATACCCGTAAAAATATTAAATTCCTTTTTCAGCAATGTCGTTTTGCTCTTTATCATCGAAACACTTCCAAGAAACTTGATTTTTAGTGCATTCCAGATAGACTGCGAGTCATTCTGATTTGTAGCAAAACCAAAATATCTTCATTGATTGCTTGCTGCAAGATACTCATCCTTTTCTTCTCGGCTTTAAAGTTGTCCTGTTCAAGCGGAGTTAAGCTACCAATTGTTTTCTCAATACCCGCTCCATTCGTTAGAGGTACATACTTCGTCTCAATTTTCATCCAACACTCAAGATGATTTGCCTGTACCCATGTTCTAAACCTTTCTTACCATCCCGAATAATCTTCGATATTGAGAAGCTTTGGTGGCTTTTGCATTGCACCAAGCTCGTTCTCCATGTTTACATTTTGTGCAATACTCGCTGGAGTTTGAGCTGCTGTCATTCCCCCTCCGAAAAACGTGTTATAAAATTCTTGGTTATccattttaaaataaaaacagtttcgaaaaattttctaagtttttGAAAAATTACTTTTTAACCGAACTAACTTCCACACGAACTAGATTTTCAAACGGACTGGATTCAAAGGAACTGAACTTCAAACGATTTGAAGTTTCAAACGACCTGGACTTGTTTAAACGAACTGGATGGTCCAGCTCGTGCGAAATGACAAAAGTTTGTTAGAGAAAACTTCAATTCGTGCGAGCTGATGAACTCACACGAACTGGATACTCAATTCGTGCGGATTGAATGATTTTCAAACGACCTGATCCAATTCGTGCGAATTGGACAAGTTTTTCAAGCGAACTGGCAACAATTCAAACGATCTGATTCATTACGTACGAACTGAGCAATATTTTCACACGATTGGAACATTTTCACACGATCTGAAGTTTTTGACACTTTTTGATCAATTTTAGTTCGAATTAAGGTCTGTAACTTTGAAGAATTGATTAAAAtggtgttttacacgttatattcaaaattcagtccattttgtccgtgaaATCGTTCAAAAATCCAAGAAAGAGTAGAAGTAGAGAGTTCTAAACCATTCAAAACACTGATTCAACTGATTTGAttcatcctgagctctgataccacttgtaggattgagATTCGATCAAAACGAGTCAAACTGAGTCAAATCTAGGTCACTAGAGTGGCAGAAACAAATTAGTAACCTTGAATCGGTGTTAGAATAGGAGTAGAAGCACagaaatacactttaaactggTTTTCCATTAAACTGGTTTTCCATTGATAATAAACGTTTTTACATGCAGAGAACCCTGCAGCACTTCGTGACAAATTTCACCAGAATGTTCCAAATGGAAAACacaacacccctatttatagggaTTCCAGATCGCACGAGTTAACCTAGCCACTTCGTACGAACTGGTCAACATCCAGTTCGTACGACCTGGTCATTACAAACACCACTTCGTGCGAACTGGTCCAAtacatataaaattacattttataccctattaCATGCTACTGACACGACTCAGATTGATGACGTAGGCGATAGACATTGTGTACCAACAAATGTAGGTTAGTTTATTCAATTTGAAGTAGAAAATTAAGAAGAAAAAATCTATAGTGGGTTAAGATTCTTTAAATTAAAATGTCGGcattttatattattatattagattttagatttgattaaatattattaataataagaatttgtattaatttagattaagtattattatttttagtattattaataattttaatcaattaaatgagagaatgacaagtgtcccaaaacaggtttcttttattatatagtatagataatggGTCAGGTTGGGATCCGCATACGGGCTTGAGGATTTGACTTGTTTGTTCTTATAAATTAAAAGTGTCTTATATAAACATTTGGCTTTTCCTTTGCAAAATTGATTTTTACATTATTCATATACAAAAAACTAGGTTagaatcccgtgtattacacgggttgaataaatgtaattttatatattaaataataaaaagttatatctttatgaactttgtatattgtacgggttaaataaatgtaattttatatatcaaataataaaaaagttatatctttaaaaaccatgtgtattacacagattaaataaatgtaattttgtatactaaatactaaaaacgtcgtatctttaaaaaaacccgtgtataatcgggttgaataaatctaccaaataataaaaattacatgcttaaaaaccccgtatattacacgtgttgaatagatctaaaaaagtgttatatatttaaaaaccatatgtattacacaaatgaaataaatgtaattttgtatattaaatactaaaaacgccgtatctttaaaaaacccgtgtatagtccgggttgaaaaatctaccaaataataaaaaaaaatatatcctaaataaatgtaagtttgtatattaaatactaaaaacgtcatatctttaaaaaaacccgtgtatagtcaggttgaaaaatctaccaaataataaaaaaaatatatatatccttaaaaaccccgcgttttacaagagttgaataaacataattttgtataccaaataataaaaaaagttatatttttaataaattaggataacatttaatattaatttattatttatatatttagtataagataagtagataagagaggtatttgttttaaaaatatattaaattaacaatatagatttgaggataatattttattaaagtttgataagatttaatattaatttattatttatttattgggGAAAGTGAATATGAGGCTGTTACACATATAAGCTTATATGCGAAATCTatcaaaactacgtagttttgatTAAAAACCAACTAAAACCAATTAAATCTCCTTATTTCTGTCACTTAATTTCATCTTTTTCCAATTTTTCATTAAATTCTCCGGTCAACTTTTTAATTCTCCATCAATTAAATCTATAATTTATTGCCTCTTGAAAGAACAGCATTAAGaaatgaagaaacacggaactaattatGGGCCTAATCAGttgggtttatgtttctaccatagaggttaatcttctaatgacTTTCTAAGCTTCGTCCTGATCATCTAATCcagcaaaacagaacaccgttactcgttaagaggggaatatgggggtttccctcttaaccgggctccggcgtgagaataactgaataagcgactgctttggggAAGATAATTAAGTATTAAGAGTGATTGTAGAGGGAgtggaatgtttaacctgtgaaatgaggtctctatttatagccggagtgatgtagaggatgtgggctgatggggCTTGGGCCGTAAGACGACAACAGGGTGGATATGtcttttgtctcactggtgtcgaccgttagtgtcTTCTAGACGTTtctcggtgctggcgcaccatgAGTGGAGCCACGTGTCGCTGTTGTCGGTCTCTGTCATCAGCCAGgtagtggagatcgtggggcaaGTGTCTCTGCCCCATGactggtgccacgtaggcgtccttaggTACTTTTTGTCTCCTGCAtgtcagacgatcgtggagcacgattgagtAGAGCCTGGAGGATGCGGATTGGCTCCTTTtatctgccacttgtaccttttgtaGCCTCTGAACTTGGTCATGCGCTGCAACCCTTTATGCGACCCTTGCTGAGCACGGAACTAGCTTGCGCAGGGTTATAGGTGCTGAAGACTCTTATCAAAATGTTAAGTGCTGATCTTACTGTCGTTTCTTGTTCAGACTTCGAGCGAGGTCAGTCTTTGGTGAAGTAACCCGCGCGAGGTTAGGATTGAAAGTCTTGCTGGTTTAGGAGTATGGTCCTGCACGCGACTTGGAAGAAGatctgcgcggctttttgggaccataccccttcaagaaACCAATTAAATCTCTTTATTCGGCTAATAAAGGAATGAACAACAAACCAAAAATCTTTTTATTCCATACATCTATATTCAATTTTTCCATCGAAATGGTGAATTACTGAATTTTGACAAGGCATATCCAGACATGTCATATTTTTGGTTTTAATTTTCTCCAGTTTGTCAATATACAAAATTTGATTGGAAGATTTTCAGTTCAATaaatttaaaattgaaaaaaatttgTTGCTGTTGTTAATTTCGTAGGCTAAAGGGTTGTTGGAGGCTGTCACTCACGATCAATGGAAGAGGGAAAAAGAATAGAATAACTAAGATTTGTAGAccaaataaaatgaaaaaaactTTGTTGTTGATCATTTCGTAGGCTAAGTTTCAGATCAGTTGATAGGAGAATTGGCAAAACCAACTGGAGAAATTATTGGATAGTTGAAAACGGATGCCAATAAAATACGAGATTTAATTGGTTTTAGTTGGCTTTTAatcaaaactacgtagttttgatAGGTCTCGCATATAAGATTACATGTGTAACAGCCTCATATTCACTTTCCCCttatttatttagataaatataGATTTGAGGTTACCTTCAATGAACGATACGTGTCCAatagttggtttcttttattacagtagttagattagattagatataTTATTCTTAGGTTAAACAAATCACTGTTTCTATCAACACTTGAATACATATATCACATCCAAATTTACATGTGATTTTCGAATTCATGTAGCATTTGGGTTCAAACTTCAAAACCATCAACAGTCAACCCATTAGAGATGCACAAAAAAATTGTACCCAGAACTGGATCCGGTAAAAAAAACTGGAACCGGTATTTTTAATACCTGGGTATTCTATACCCGAAATCAAAACCGACCCTACCCGTAGGATATAAACAGGGTATGTATTTTGATCTCAACAACTGGAACCAGAACCGATCATACCCGATTAATACCTGAAATCGGACAAGAACCGGAATCGGAGCCGATTATACCCGGCTATACCCGATACATGTTTctatatttttctttcaaatttatgttagtgcatttattttatttttcgtACATTATACAatacatatttaataataataaacaaaaaacacGAGAAAATAGGGTAATAAAAATGCAATAGagtattaaaaatacaaaaatataggGTATAAAAACCCGAAAATAGGGTATTTTAATACCCGGTTTCTTAAGAACTGGAACCGAACTCTACCCAGAACCGGACACATAGGGTATGGTTTTTGGTCAAATAATCTAAACTGGAACTAAACCGATTATGACAATAATCGGTTTCAACCCTTAAAACTAAAAACCGAAACCGATTTCATAACCGAAACGGGTTATTAAAAATACCGGATTCGTGCACCTGTAGAACCCATCATTTGATAAGTTATTTGAAAACACTTTAAAAGCAAGGCCCACAACCCACAGCCCACATTTGCATATCAACAGTTGAAACTTAAAAGCAGTCAAGCTCcactcgattttttttttttttttgattttccGGCAAAAGTGTTCGTCGGAATCTGAACCACTGTCTCCGATCAGACGACCGGTAACCGCCGGCGAGTCAGCCACCACGCCGAATTTAAGTCCGGCACCGTTTCAAATCCGACCACGCTGTATTGACACCGGTAATTCTAAACCCTAGATTCGATTGAAATTACAAAAAAAACCTATGTAATTGTTACTTGCAATTAGGTCATAATTTGTGATTTTGAGTTTTTCTATGATGACACAGAACTACAGtatttttaattttatgaatTGTGAAATTTGTGATTTGGTTGAAATTTGTTGGTGTACTAGTTAGGGCATAATGCTACAGATATGTGATTTTGAAATTGTTATAATGGGCTAATGGCACAATTAGtagttgttttttttataatttgttGAAATTGGTGATTGTGAGTTGTTGTTATGAGGTTCTTAATTCATAATTGTTGAGTTCTAGTGTAAGTTTTTTGAGTCTTTATGTAGAGGAATTTCTAGGGTTTatgattttgtttgttttatgttgTGTGGGTGTTGGAATTTGTTATTGTTTGGTTTTTGAATTGATTGAATAGCCCTTTTTTTAAGTTAACTTTTTAATATGATGTTTTAATAGGGCTGTTACTGATTTGATTATGTATTCATGTAAACAAAGATAAAGATTTGGTTTGTGAACCGTTTGGAACCGAACTGCTTTGACGCGAGCCGTTTCGACCCAAATCGTTTCGACTCGGACCATTTTGTTGCAAACTGTTTGGAACCGAAtcgttttgacccgtaccgtaTCCACACGAACTGctttgacgcgaaccgtttcgaccggtACCGTTTTGACGTGAACCATTTGGAACGAACTGCTTTgacgtgaaccgtttcgacgcgaatcTTTTTCACCCGGATTGTTTCGACGCGgaccgttttgacccgtactgTTACCAcccgaaccgttttgacccgaaccggGGTTGGTATGTGCCggggtgatggattccaattcatttgacaaacaaacacatcaaaaatggaattgagattccaattccaacaatttccaattccaattggaattTTTAAATTCCAACTCCAATTTcttcaaattctaattcctatacaaattccaattccGTGAGTTAATCTTTTATATATTACACCTATAGGTATTTGGGCTTCCAGATATTACACTATGTGCTTAAACAATATTTGGGCTAATGAATAATGAATGATCTGTCCATTTCTCAAACATCAAATTTAACCTATTTTCTTCATTTCTTAAGTAATCAACAGGCTTCTCAACACTCAACCAGTCACCCTAAtttccaatgttttaaaaaccggtttttaaatcatatCGGGATGGCCTTAAAAATGGTACAACCGGTAGAACCGGGTTGTACCGGGTGGTTCAACCGGATAAACTAGTTAACTCTACAATTTCATATAGATACATGCGTACATGAATTATACTGACATAACTTATCAGTTTAAATTTTTTCACTAACATAATAAATTATAAGATAAGTGTTATCATGTTctctttctttttcaagtttcaaAATACAATCTTTCACATAACATTGCTTTACCCGTatagacatacatacatacatatatatggagaaagagagagagatatACATCGAATTGCCTCAAGTCTTTCATTTTTTGACCCACTTGTGGATCTATTTACTCCCAAATTATTTTACTGAAATAAGTAAAACTACCGATGAAGTGGAATTGGAAGCATGATGAAGATGGAGTGATGAACCGATGAAGATAGAGCTGAATCTTGTGGATGAAGTGATGATGGTTATGAATGTTGATTGATGGTATATGTATCTGATGAAACTCTAGAATACTAAAAACCCAAACCAAAATAACCAtgggccggtaccggtattacggttcaaaccggtatactggattttaccgccggtacgaatcttatgccgtttcacttatttaccggagTGTTTCGTACCGAATTTGCATCCAGCaccggtaataccggtataaccggccagTATATACAGGTTTTTAAAACACTGCTAATTTCTTTCTCAAAGATTAGACAAGAACCTTCCTTAGCTGCTCGCCCCATTCAGTCGCTCACCTCCGTCAGTCATCGCCGGTTAGCTTTTTACCGCCAACATCATGTAGTAACACTAGCCATTGCCCTCACTTTTCACCATCTCAATCCTACAATTGTTCGAACTCACGACTGGATTTTTGTTGAAGACTTTTGAAATCTGCTATGAATTTCTTTGTTGCTTCACAGATTATTTGTTTAAAGGATTATATGGAATggcttgattttttttttcggATTAATGAAAGGtgtaataaaaaaaagaaatggatgttttttttttcttttaaatattTCCGGGTGAATTTGAATTCAGGTTCAAAAATGTTCAACCCAGATAACCCGAAACCCGATTCTATGAATTGAACCAAGgaatgctagatcatgtttttgaGCTTTATAGATGCTACTTGTGATGGTTAATTTGAAAGCTGAATGTTGACTCTGAAATTATGAATTGCTTCTTGTACCAATTAGCCATGTATTTACGGTATTACTCTTTCTTAATTTATACAGTGAAAACTTGCTAAACGCTTTGAGGAAATGGACGGGGATTTGAGCATCTCTCTCGACAAGCTCCCAGTCAAACGTTTAGAAGTCATTGAAGAAAACGGAGCTGAAAGATTCCCTCCGTATGAAAAACAGCACCTACAATTCGACAGCTTTCCAATCAATCTATTTCTGACTCTTATTTAATATAATTTTTGCAGAGATTTGAGTTATGATGATAACAGAGTGAATTTAATTCGGCGAATAGATTTTGCTTGGGCCGTAGAGAGAGAAGATACAAACAAGAAGCAGAAAAATGGTGACGCGACCGCTTCTTCTTCTTCTAAAGACGCATCGTCACAACCGTGGCCATGGCAGAACATGATCGAGAATCTACAGTTGGCTCATCAGGAGCTGTCGGTTATTATCGATCTCATTAACACCGTAAGTCAAATAGTTATTTCGAACTTCTATAATTTTATTCCACTTAAAAAGAATATATTATAATGTTACATTTTTAGGTTGAAGCTAATGATGCTGTCACGGTGGCTGGTATGACCAGACCGAAACAGTTACCGAATGAACTCTTGTCGGACCTTGCAGTATCTACCGCAACGAAACTACAGTGCTTCCGTgtaaagactaaaatacccttataagTTACAATAAAGTAGATCAAAATACAATCATTTGTGAAGTTCTTAATAACATTATTTGTTTGAAATATTTATCCCTTTCAGCACCTTGGTAAGTATTTTAATCAATCGGCCAAATCATTAGAGAAGCAAGTTGCCCGAGAAGCAAGATTCTACGGAGCTCTAATAAGGTcagttttaatttaataatatattatattattattctATATACTATAAATATGCTATTTTGTCACATCAACCAACTTTGGCATTAaccaactttagtccctccactttaataatgacatgtttagcctctcaactttaataatggcatgtttagccccttaactaagCATTGAACAACTTATAACTCTCgtgatttgcttatttttatctacatttcgaCCAGCGCGGTTGGTAACCCACTAGTTCTTATTATTATACTATTAAATGTCCTGACTAGCTTAACAGATTGCAACAGAATTGGAAAATTAAGAGGCACCGAATGGTTGCAACTGCTGCTGGAAACGAAGGGTTTTACATCGATTTATTTGACAATACATTATACGATCCGAAATCTGTGTTTCGCCCGTCTTCTCTATCAACGGTTCGTGTGGAACATGATAATGCTGGAATGCTTGCTTTGAATTTGTCTTCTAAAGCATGTCACACTCTTCAGTTTGGGTTCGTTAATAAAAATTCTAATAGTGTCATAAAAGGATCAAATATTAAAGTTTTAGAATATTCTGAAGAAAGTAATAAAGAGGCTGAAAGTGATGATGACAGTGTAAAGAAACGGCATTCTGACCTTCGTGAAGTTCATCGGGCCGTTTTTGATGAACAGGTAATTATATTGATATTAGTATAATAGTATAAAAGCATGAAAGATAGATAATTCATTAAtttgtttattaattaattttttacGGGTTATTTGTAGGTTTTTAATTTGATAAATCAAGAAGCATTTGTCCCGTCATTAGGCGTGAATGTGACGGGTATTCGTGAAAACCATTTGCAGTTAAACATAGATCAAGAAGCGTCTGTTTTCATTTCACTTGTGACATCATCATCCACTGAGGATGATGTCACACCGTTGATTGAAGGTGAAGAAAAACAGAAGCAGTCATATCTTCCTAACAGAATCAGTTCAGAAATTCTTCTGAAACAGTTGTTTCATGAACACGTGTTTGTTCGAGCAAAGAACAAAAGTCTGTTCGCTCAACCGCCAAAAGACGGGTCAAACCTTCTCGGCCATTTTTGCATGTCTCTGTCTCACAGAATATTTTCATCTAAAGTTCTAACAAAACTAGAAGATCTGGTAAGTATTCTTTTATTATATCGAAAGTAACACCTTTGagtactaacttttttttgtaACAAGTTCAGGTTCTATGGTTTCGATTTTGTAACACTTTTGGGTATTAAGGCCGTTAATTTTTTGTTAAATTagtgtaaaatgactaaaatacccttatataATTTTCAATTAGTACTCAAAAGGTGGCACTTTCAGTAAACCATAAGGactatttgtgtaattaactctaaaaatataaaaactcggtatatttgtaaaaaaatattataaaatatgctacataaaaatatttaataattatattccTAAAATTAATATACATACACGTCTATTATGAAGGAAAACACTATAGTAGGAACAATGTTTAGttcttttaatttatttttatataactaattccaaaaaaaaatgataaatacAAAACTCGTGCATATTATCTCAAATataatatacacacacatttttatCTTTTATTATAATCGGACCTACAGATTTTTTTATTACGATTCTTTGTTTAGTTTAGTTAATTATTATATTGCTTTTGTACCAGATTTTACAAGCCACCaatatttcaaatttcaaatccTATAAAGTTGAGATATTATAAGTTACTGGGTTGATGATTTGGTTGAATTATATGAGGATTTCTATAAAATAGTTCGATGATTTAGATGAACTGAATTGGTGCAAATAtgtacttttttttttcttcaaaatagAACCGGTTAAATTGATTTCATATATACTctatttaaatttaattttttaaaCTTCTTAGATTAGTTTGTTTAATAGGTAACACTCGTAACATATTTATCGCTAACAAGCAAAGCATGGAAGTTCCCATTTTAAAATGTGTTTTTGTGGAAAAAAAGTAgacaaagcaaaaaaaaaaaaaacatgctgGATATAGATTGGTTCAAACATGCGTCAAGGAAATTGGGCCGAGGCTTGTTTTATTGTatgtgtttttcttttttctttataATTTTACATATCACTAAATATATTCTAGATAATATGCACGAGTTTTATATTTATCatatttctttttgaaattagtTATATAAAAAGTTAATAAAAAACTAAACATTGTCCCCACTACATAGTTTTCCTTCATAATAGAAGTTTGGTAATTATATGTATATTAATTTTGGGAATATAACTATTAAATATTTTAATGTagcatattttataatatttgtTTTTGCAGATATAAAgagtatttatatttttttatggtTAATTACAAAGATAGTCCTTGTGTTTATTGAAAGCAACACCTTTGAGTACTAACAAAAAATTATATAAGGGTATTTTAGGTATTTTACACTGATTTAACAAAAAATCGAAACCGTGGTTTTAAAATGCGTGCATAATGCGTGATGCGCCCGATGCGTTGATGAGAGCGCAACGGCTGATGCGTTGAGATTACGTGATGCGAGAATATTGCCCCGATTTCGCATTATGCGCTCCGATGCACGCATCAttgtttattatgtttttttttccaaattttaTGAAATGGGCTGAGTTTTTTCAGTAATTAATATCTTAGTATGCTTGATTTGGACCATTGTGATTCCTAAACACTTGTTGTGGTTCTAGAAACATTTTAGTATGCTTGATTTGACCCAAAAAGCACAACTCttattttcttattattttaGTTGTTATAGTTTGTATGGCATTATAAGttgttatgtatatatattttttataaagaGCGCATCGCATACGTGATGCGCTTGCATCACGCATCAGATTTTTGGACCAAACGCATCAGAGCGCATCACGCGATTTAAAACCAAGATCGAAACCATAGAACCTGAACCTGTTACAATAAAAAGTTAGTACTCAAGAGTGTTACTTTCAATAAACCACAAGGACtgtttgtgtaattaactctttattataagtataattattatatttaatatttcttttatGTTACATGTAGGCTAGGAGTGTATCATATGTTCGCTTGATGTCTCATCCTACGTGGCATTCACGTACGTCTACATGGACACTGGTGGTTGATGTTCCTCAGTCGATTCTTCATACCTCATCCGACGTGGCATCCTCGTCACAGTTCCTAACTAAAGTTGTCGTAAATGATGATTGCATAACCATAGAAGGGGAAGGTGCTCCAAATGTCGTTGGTCTCTTTAAAGGGAAATCTGAAAACAGTTATTCTGTTAACCGATTTGAATGCAATTTAGCTGATCTTCATGTCATACTTCTCCAGCAGGTATGTtatttgtgtgtatgtatatatgtataaaggGGCGTTCGTTTCAAAACCAATaatattggggggggggggataatgcacggtcctcccaaccgccggagtgatc comes from the Helianthus annuus cultivar XRQ/B chromosome 4, HanXRQr2.0-SUNRISE, whole genome shotgun sequence genome and includes:
- the LOC110936198 gene encoding mediator of RNA polymerase II transcription subunit 17, with protein sequence MDGDLSISLDKLPVKRLEVIEENGAERFPPDLSYDDNRVNLIRRIDFAWAVEREDTNKKQKNGDATASSSSKDASSQPWPWQNMIENLQLAHQELSVIIDLINTVEANDAVTVAGMTRPKQLPNELLSDLAVSTATKLQCFRHLGKYFNQSAKSLEKQVAREARFYGALIRLQQNWKIKRHRMVATAAGNEGFYIDLFDNTLYDPKSVFRPSSLSTVRVEHDNAGMLALNLSSKACHTLQFGFVNKNSNSVIKGSNIKVLEYSEESNKEAESDDDSVKKRHSDLREVHRAVFDEQVFNLINQEAFVPSLGVNVTGIRENHLQLNIDQEASVFISLVTSSSTEDDVTPLIEGEEKQKQSYLPNRISSEILLKQLFHEHVFVRAKNKSLFAQPPKDGSNLLGHFCMSLSHRIFSSKVLTKLEDLARSVSYVRLMSHPTWHSRTSTWTLVVDVPQSILHTSSDVASSSQFLTKVVVNDDCITIEGEGAPNVVGLFKGKSENSYSVNRFECNLADLHVILLQQVASQIIRWLHEEAVIVGMKASRDFLSLSFELDQGEVVGLVAQVDPEDSEGGISWWLVAGSETAEEYKLQREDLDGETKRFLGHLSLDVLYATLLDLVTMCNNTGGNL